In Plodia interpunctella isolate USDA-ARS_2022_Savannah chromosome 1, ilPloInte3.2, whole genome shotgun sequence, one DNA window encodes the following:
- the LOC128673113 gene encoding uncharacterized protein C05D11.1-like, translated as MSHFKLISSTKASDVIPINKYVSGKTGLTVVIADVEGPVVNGFFCLATEAHDDDGLPHTLEHLIFLGSERYPYKGILDLLANRCMAQGTNAWTDTDHTCYTIYTGGDEGMLTLLPIYLDHILRPTLSDEGYLTEVHHIDGEGNDAGVVYCEMQGRENSADSRCELQLLRSMYPCSGYSAETGGVLRNLRISTDNVKVRDYHKKFYRPENLTIILTGQIAADDVFKALATVEDDIIAKREKEPQEEWVKPWQTLPPPPLLGEHTVFWPADTEDCGMVMFGWRGPVLTSPTAHKQMTACAVLLRYLAETAAAPLQQCLVEREDAMAGDVSYNLTENLVTLIKVELNNVPVQKLRAAYEEARQCIAAVRTGQNPIDMDRIGRLLKKQLREMLASLESDPHHAIAFRCIGDLLYSRDENDFIQRMNPQIAVNELLKENVDYWLSIMQQYFTDDMVVILGAPNIELQESMAFIENKRLTEQKKELGEAGLAEKARQLQAAIEHNERPPPAGTLAAVPVPTCARVRAHRVSCWSSGAEPCPLLDLTQLPLYTRLQSLKTNFVYINFLLDTSGLDSQTRQWVPLYTNSLGQLAVRRGAQLVPHEAVISDTERITVHFSNEIGFGKSGNFSVGSYGQFLHVEVTCEPADYEQVVNHLYEILYCSELSKERLLVFVQRMINDVSQVRRNGHKMVYDVLRDAVYNENTNTHWCSVLRQQKFLKNLLEQLTAGGDSAEAALREGKDAFQKILEKPWLHLSSDLTRYKLSTEPWKKFTTNDVAPVEPKLYYDAELMHDKSVPGFVVGIGGLESSFSAQFSPGPRGYDLADVAPLTLLLQYFTQLEGPMWRQIRGSGLSYGYSVRVSQSEGRLLAALYRAASTVPAYDKLISILQSFLKDGEFDEDLFQSAKSTAIFDVLDSEKCPADVVSQSLLNYVRRCPQTYSRDLICALSQATMEDARAAAQRWLPPLSQPARGTLAVVCHPSKVTEIQQAFLQMNIKLDAFESMEASHFNQ; from the exons ATGtctcattttaaattgatatcaTCTACAAAAGCGTCCGATGTGATTCCcattaacaaatatgtatcTGGGAAAACTGGACTCACGGTGGTCATCGCGGATGTTGAAGGCCCAGTCGTCAATGGATTCTTTTGTTTAG CAACTGAAGCCCATGACGATGATGGATTGCCACATACATTGGAGCATCTCATCTTTCTCGGCTCAGAGCGGTATCCTTACAAAGGAATCTTGGACCTGTTGGCTAACCGGTGTATGGCCCAAGGAACCAATGCTTGGACAGACACTGATCACACCTGCTATACAATATACACTGGTGGTGATGAAGGCATGTTGACTCTGTTGCCTATATACCTGGATCACATTTTGAGACCAACACTTAGTGATGAAGGTTACCTCACTGAAGTCCATCACATTGATGGGGAGGGAAATGATGCAGGTGTAGTGTACTGTGAAATGCAAGGCCGGGAGAATAGTGCAGATAGTAG ATGTGAGTTGCAGCTGCTAAGGTCCATGTACCCATGCAGTGGATATTCAGCAGAGACAGGAGGAGTCCTTCGAAATTTGAGAATTTCTACTGATAATGTCAAA GTACGTGATTATCACAAGAAGTTCTACAGACCTGAGAATctaacaataattttgactgGGCAAATTGCAGCGGATGATGTATTCAAAGCATTAGCCACAGTGGAGGATGACATCATAGCTAAG AGAGAGAAGGAGCCCCAAGAAGAGTGGGTGAAGCCGTGGCAGACACTGCCGCCACCGCCGCTGCTGGGAGAGCACACAGTCTTCTGGCCAGCGGACACTGAGGACTGTGGAATG GTAATGTTCGGTTGGCGAGGGCCGGTATTGACTTCGCCGACTGCCCACAAACAGATGACGGCGTGCGCAGTGTTATTGCGTTATCTGGCAGAGACTGCGGCCGCGCCGCTGCAGCAATGTCTTGTGGAGCGGGAGGACGCAATGGCTGGAGAT GTGTCATACAATCTGACAGAAAACCTAGTCACACTTATTAAGGTGGAGCTGAACAACGTGCCCGTACAGAAGCTGCGTGCGGCGTACGAAGAGGCGCGACAGTGTATCGCGGCCGTGAGAACAGGACAGAATCCCATCGATATGGACCGgatag GTCGCCTGTTGAAGAAGCAGCTGCGCGAGATGCTGGCCAGCCTGGAGTCGGACCCGCACCACGCCATAGCCTTCCGCTGCATCGGGGACCTGCTGTATTCGAGGGACGAAAACGAC TTCATACAGCGAATGAACCCACAAATAGCAGTGAACGAGTTATTGAAGGAGAATGTGGACTATTGGCTGAGCATAATGCAGCAGTACTTCACCGATGACATGGTCGTCATACTCGGTGCGCCCAACATTGAACTGCAGGAGAG tatggCGTTCATTGAGAACAAGAGGCTAACGGAACAGAAGAAAGAATTGGGAGAAGCCGGTCTAGCGGAGAAGGCGAGACAGCTCCAAGCTGCCATAGAGCACAATGAG AGGCCGCCGCCGGCCGGCACGCTGGCCGCAGTCCCCGTGCCCACGTGCGCCCGCGTGCGCGCGCACCGCGTGAGCTGCTGGAGCTCGGGGGCGGAGCCCTGTCCGCTGCTCGACCTCACACAGCTCCCGCTCTACACGAGGCTGCAGAGCCTCAAGACCAACTTTGTTTAT ATCAACTTCCTCCTGGACACATCGGGACTAGACAGCCAGACGCGGCAGTGGGTCCCGCTGTACACGAACAGCCTGGGCCAGCTGGCGGTGCGGCGCGGCGCTCAGCTGGTGCCGCACGAGGCCGTCATCTCCGACACCGAGCGGATCACCGTCCACTTCTCCAACGAGATCGGCTTTGGCAAGTCCGGGAATTTCTCTGTTGGATCGTACGGACAGTTTTTGCATGTTGAGGTCACG TGTGAGCCGGCAGACTACGAGCAAGTGGTCAACCATCTGTACGAGATCCTGTACTGCTCTGAACTGTCCAAAGAGCGGTTACTGGTGTTTGTTCAACGGATGATCAATGATGTCTCCCAG GTGCGAAGGAACGGTCACAAAATGGTATACGACGTGTTACGCGACGCGGTTTACAACGAGAACACCAACACGCACTGGTGCTCCGTACTGCGACAGCAGAAGTTCCTCAAGAATCTTCTCGAACAGCTGACCGCAGGCGGGGACTCCGCTGAGGCTG ctcTCAGAGAAGGCAAGGATGCGTTCCAGAAGATTCTAGAAAAGCCTTGGTTGCACTTGTCGTCTGACTTGACCAGGTACAAGCTGTCGACTGAGCCATGGAAAAAATTCACCACCAATGATGTTGCTCCTGTTGA ACCAAAATTATACTACGATGCAGAGCTAATGCACGATAAGAGTGTGCCTGGTTTTGTGGTGGGCATCGGCGGGCTGGAGTCGTCGTTTTCGGCTCAGTTCAGCCCCGGGCCGCGGGGCTACGACCTGGCGGATGTGGCGCCGCTCACTCTGCTGCTGCAGTACTTCACGCAGCTCGAG GGCCCGATGTGGCGTCAGATCCGCGGCAGCGGGCTGTCGTACGGATACTCAGTGCGCGTGTCGCAGTCTGAGGGGCGCCTGCTGGCCGCGCTCTACCGCGCCGCCAGCACTGTGCCCGCCTACGACAAACTCATCTCCATACTG CAATCGTTTCTGAAAGACGGCGAGTTCGACGAGGACCTGTTCCAATCGGCAAAGAGCACGGCCATCTTCGACGTGTTAGACTCTGAGAAGTGTCCCGCAGACGTCGTCAGCCAGTCGCTGCTCAACTACGTGCGACGGTGTCCGCAAACATACAGCAG AGACTTGATCTGCGCGTTGTCTCAAGCGACGATGGAGGACGCTAGGGCGGCAGCACAACGCTGGCTGCCGCCGCTGTCGCAGCCCGCGCGCGGCACGCTGGCCGTGGTGTGTCACCCCAGCAAGGTCACGGAGATACAGCAGGCCTTCCTACA GATGAACATAAAACTGGACGCCTTTGAATCCATGGAAGCATCGCATTTTAACCAATAA